DNA sequence from the Prochlorothrix hollandica PCC 9006 = CALU 1027 genome:
ATGCGGCCTTAAAAGAGGTGGCCGCAAAACATGGGTCCGGAACAGATTGACATGCTCCCCGACCTAAAGGTGCGGGGATTCTCCGACTAGGCGAATAGTCCAAGCTATTCGCTGTACGGCTGGCTAGACAAAGCAGTCGGATTGCCAGAATACTGGTCTTACGNNNNNNNNNNNNNNNNNNNNNNNNNNNNNNNNNNNNNNNNNNNNNNNNNNNNNNNNNNNNNNNNNNNNNNNNNNNNNNNNNNNNNNNNNNNNNNNNNNNNAGTCGGATTGCCAGAATACTGGTCTTACGCCCGTTCTTTGTCCATTTAGAGTCTTGGATTAGCTCCAACCCAGACTTTTATCGTGCTTTTATGCCAATTAAAATAGCATAGATGGAGAAGGCTGGATAGATCAGTTGCAGGAAGAAAAGCCGTCCTAGAAGGACGGGGCTTTAGACCCAGATTTTAGGTAATTATTCAGGGGTCCACAGGAGAATGAGGGTTTCAGGCTCCAGAAAACAGACCTTAGGGGATTGGAGAGGATCCATTTCCCTGGGGTAGGCTCCCCAATTTTGGTAGGGGCAATCCCCCCGTGGTTGCCCCGGTTGTGGGTCGCCAAGAGGGTCGGCACGGGGGCGAGAACCCTACCCGAATCGAGGGTTCCCCAGGGAAATACACCCCAGGGAAATCAGTCCCTCAGGTTTGTAGTGGCGACTTCAGTCCCTCAGGTTTGTAGTAGCGACTTCAGTCGCTCTGACTAGAAAGCTTGTTTCTTCTGGAAGAAATCCCCCCGACCCTGGAGACAATGCCACGATCGCCCTAGGTCTTCCCCATCCCTAGCTTTGCCCATGGCGCTGCTGGTCTCTGACCTGATCCCCTTGCCGGTTGCCCCTTGTCTCGATCGAACCCATGCATGAAGTCAGTCTCATGGCCCAAACCCTGGCCATTGCCCTAGAGCAGGCCCAACACCAGGGGGCAACCCAGATCCAACGGCTGCGGATGCGCATTGGGGCACAGGCGGGTGTTGTCCCGGAGGCGTTGCAATTTGCCTTTGAGGTGGGGATTCAGGATACGATCGCCGCTGGAGCCAGCTTAGACATTGAGACCGTGCCCGTGTCCTGCTTTTGTGAACCCTGCCAGCGGGACTTTCAACCCGATGATTGGTTTTATCAGTGTCCCCAGTGCCAGACCTTGAGCGATCGGGTGCTGGCGGGGCGAGAGATTGAGTTAGTCAGTTTAGAGGTGTTGTGATGTGTCAAGTGTGTGGTTGTAGTCAAGGGGGCGAGGTGGTGATTCATGGGGACGATCGCGTTCCCAGGGGGGTTCCTGGAACGTCAACACCGGCGGGGATTACCCCATCTGGCCTGGGGGACGATGCCTTGGGCAACAGCTTTGATGGGTTTGGCGATCGTCCCAGCCACCCTGATCAGTCCAGCCACCCTGATCCCCACGATCAGAGCCATCCTGATCACCACAGGCATTCTGATCCCCATGATCAGAGCCATCCTGATCACCACGGGCATTCTGATCCCCACGATCAGAGCCATCCTCATCACCATGGGCATTCTGATCCCCACGATCAGAGCCATCCTCATCACCATGGGCATTCTGAGCACCCCGATCGCCCCGGCCATGGCCCTAGCCATTCCCATCACCACGACCAACCCAGGGAGCAAACTTCTGGGTCGGGGGGCGATCGCTCCACTACCAGCCACCCCAGCCCCACCCTAACAACCCTCACCGTCACACCCCCCAGCCAGGGCCGGGTCATTGACATTCAGCAAGGGATCCTAGGCAAAAACGATCGCCTTGCGGCCCAGAACCGCGCCTACTTCCAACAGCATCAGGTGCTAGCCCTCAACCTCCTCTCCTCCCCCGGCTCTGGCAAAACCACCCTGCTGGAAAAAACCCTACACCGCCTTCAGGGGGAGCTAGCCCTAGGGATCATTGTGGGGGACTTGGCCACCGACAACGATGCCCAGCGCCTGCGCCAAACAGCGGCCCCCATTGTCCAAATCACCACGGGCAACCTCTGCCATTTGGAAGCGGATATGGTCTGGCAAGCGGCCCAGGGGTTAGATGTGCCCAACTTGGATATTTTGATTGTGGAAAATGTGGGCAATCTAGTCTGTCCAGCGGTTTATGACTTGGGGGAAACGCTGCGGGTGGTGTTGTTATCCGTGACGGAAGGGGAAGACAAACCCCTGAAATATCCCAACACCTTTAAATCGGCGGATGTGGTGATTTTGACCAAGCTAGATATTGCGGAGGCGGTGGGCTTCGATCGCCCCCAAGCCCTTGGTTATCTCCACTCCGTTGCTCCCCAGGCCCAGATTTTTGAGGTCTCTGCCCGCACCGGTCTCGGCATGGATCAGTGGTACGACTATGTGCGCCAAGCTGTGCCCACGTCCCGATCTCGCCCCTAATCATGTAATGGGCAACCTATGGGAAACCCTCATCCCCCAGCCCCTTCTCCCAAGGTGGGAGAAGGGGAGCCAGAAGTCTTTACAGTCCCTCTCCCGCTCTGGAAAAGGTCAGGGCAGAAGGGGAGCCAGAATTCTTCAAAGTCCCTCTCCCGTCCTGGGAGAGGGATTTAGGGTGAGGGTCTTCGGGAAAGTCGCACATGATATAAACCCTGGGCTGTGACGGGTCTGGTCTCCCTGGCGGCGAAACACCTTTAGCCCCATGGACCCCCAATCAGACTCTGGCCCGATCGCAACCTCTGGTTTAGGGTGGTGCTGATTTCGATCGCCCTGGCGATCGGTTTCGGACACTAAAAAACGTGGAAGGTAAAAAAATAGTAGGATTTTCCCCGGCTCTTGGGTGGGGTGCCTTAAAGTGGGTTCTGGTCATCCGCTGTCCCGGAGCCGTTCGTTGCCTTGGTTCTGGCCCTGGGTTCTCGGTTTTTCCCTGTCGGTTTTTCCCTGCCGATTTTTCGGGTTTCCGCTTAAAGCGGGACAAGATTAACGGGACAGGGGCGCGGAGCGCCCCTGTCCCGGCTGAAGTTGATACCCGGTTTTTCCCTGTCTGTTTCCAAAGTCGTTTCTAAACCAGTGGAGTTCACCCATGGCACCCCTTAAGGTTGCGATCAATGGTTTTGGTCGCATTGGCCGTCTGGTCCTGCGGGCCGGTATCCATAACCCTGACCTCGAATTTGTTGGCATTAACGATCTGGTGCCCCCCGAAAACTTGGCCTATTTGTTGAAATACGATTCCACCCAAGGGCGCTTTGCCGGTGCAGTGGAGGCTCAGGCCGATGGCATCGTGGTGGATGGCACCTTTATTCCCTGTTTTGCCGAGCGGGATCCGGCCCAATTGCCCTGGGGCAACTTAGGGGTGGACTATGTGGTGGAAGCCACGGGACTGTTTACGGACTACGACGGTGCCTCCAAGCACCTCCAGGGGGGCGCAAAGCGGGTAGTTCTGTCGGCCCCCACCAAGGAAAAAGATCCCACCAAGGTGCCCACCCTGTTGGTGGGGGTCAACGAAGATCAGTTTGATCCGGCCCTCCACACCATTGTTTCCAACGCCAGTTGCACCACCAACTGCCTCGCCCCCGTGGCCAAGGTCATTGTCGATAACTTTGGCCTAGAGGAAGGGCTGATGACCACCGTTCACGCCATGACCGCCACCCAGCCCACCGTCGATGGTCCCAGCAAAAAAGACCTGCGGGGGGGACGGGGTGCGGCCCAGAATATTATTCCGGCCTCCACGGGGGCGGCCAAGGCGGTGGCCCTGGTGCTGCCGCAACTGGCGGGCAAACTGACGGGGATGGCCTTCCGGGTGCCTACCCCCGATGTGTCCGTGGTCGATCTCACCTTCCGCACGGAACAGTCCACCAGCTACGCCGCCATTTGTGAGGCGATGAAGGCGGCGGCGGCGGGTCCCATGGCGGGGATTTTAGGCTACACCGATGAGCCAGTGGCCTCCTCGGATTTCATCGGTGATCCCCACTCCAGCATTTTTGATGCGGGGGCCGGGATGGCCCTGAACGATCGCTTTTTTAAGGTGGTGTCTTGGTATGACAACGAATGGGGTTATTCCAATCGCATGATTGATTTAATGTTATCCATGGCCGCTAAAGAGTAGCACTGTTTCCCTTTCGGGTTCCCGCTTAAAGCGGGACAAGATTAACGGGACAGTGGGGCGCGGAGCGCTCCCCTGTCCCGGCTTAAGTTGATACCCTCCCTTTCCTTTGTTTCCCTTTCCTGTGTGGGAGTTAAGGCTGCACCTGCTCCCCCGATGCCAGTTTGTGGATTTGGCCGTGGATTATATCTAGATAGTTCAGGCTGCACCGTCTTCCTAGGTGTTCCATTTTATTTTGTTGATTGAAGAACCCATTGAGAATTCCCATGACACAAGCGATCGATTCCCCTAGCACGAGCAGCACTACGGCCACGGATCCCACGGTTGACAGTAGTGGCAACCCCGTCAAAGTCTATGTGGAAGACGATCGCACAGGCATGAGCCTGGAAACCCTCAAGCGTGCCTTTGCTGATCATCTCTTTTACCTCCAGGGCAAGGATGCGTCTTCGGCGGACTTGGCCGACTATTACAGTGCCCTGGCCTATACGGTGCGCGATCGCCTGCTGCACCGCTGGCTTGCCACCCAGGAAGTTTATGCCTGCAAGGCCGTCAAGCGCGTCTGCTACTTGTCCGCCGAGTTCCTCATGGGGCGGCACCTGGGTAACAGCCTGATTAACTTGAACCTATTTGAAAAAATCGACCAAGCGATTCGGGAATCGGGCCTAGAACTGCAAGATTTGCTGTCAGAAGAAGAAGATCCCGGCCTGGGTAATGGGGGCTTGGGCCGTTTAGCCGCCTGTTTCCTCGACTCCCTCGCCACCCTAGAAATTCCCGCCATTGGCTATGGCATTCGCTATGAATTCGGCATTTTCTACCAGCAGATCCGCGATGGCTGGCAGGTGGAGATCCCGGATCAATGGTTGCGCTTGGGCAACGTCTGGGAACTGCCCCGCCGGGAAGAAGCGGTGGAAATTAAGCTGGGGGGCTACACCGAAGGCTACCACGATCCCAAGGGGAACTATCGGGTTTCTTGGGTGGCCGATCGCATTATTCTGGCGGTGCCCTACGATACCCCCGTCCCCGGTTATGACACCAATGTGGTCAACATTCTGCGGCTGTGGAAGGCGGAAGCAGGGGATGAGTTCAACTTTGATGCCTTTAATGCGGGCAACTACGATCGCGCCGTGGCCGATAAAATGTCCTCGGAGAATATCTCCAAGGTGCTCTACCCCAACGACAACACCCCCCAGGGCCGCACCCTGCGCCTAGAGCAGCAATACTTCTTCGTGTCCGCCTCCCTCCAGGACATGATCCGCAAGCACCTGGCCCTCAACCCCACCCTGGACAACTTCCAGGACAGCTTTGCCATCCAACTCAACGACACCCACCCCACCGTGGCCATCCCCGAATTGATGCGCCTGTTGGTGGATGAACATGCCATGGACTGGGATGCAGCTTGGAGCATTACCAACCGCACCTTTGCCTACACCAACCACACCCTGATGCCGGAAGCCCTGGAGCGGTGGCCGGTGCGTCTGTTGGGTCCCACCCTGCCCCGGATCCTGGAAATCATCTATGAAATCAACCACCGTTTCCTGGAGGATGTGCGCAGTTGGTACCCCGGCGACGAAGCCCGCCTGAGCCGCCTGTCCATCATCGAGGAAGAGCCGGAGAAATCCGTGCGCATGGCCTATTTGGCCTGTATCGGCAGCCATGCCATCAATGGGGTGGCCGCCCTCCACACCGAACTGCTGAAGCGGGACACCCTCCATGACTTCTATGAACTGTGGCCTGAGAAGTTTTTCAACAAAACCAATGGGGTCACCCCCCGCCGTTGGATTCTCCTCAGCAATCCCCAGCTAGCGGCCCTGTTCACCGAGAAGATTGGCAAGAAATGGCTCTCTAACTTGGATGAACTGAAGCAGTTGGAGCCTTGTGCGGAGGATCCCGAATTCCGTAGCCGTTGGCAAGCCATCAAGCTCCACAACAAGCAGGTTCTGGCGGAGAAGATTTACGAGCGGACGGGCATTGAAGTGGATCCCCATTCCCTCTTTGATATCCAAGTCAAGCGGATCCATGAATATAAGCGCCAACACTTGGCGGTGTTGCACATCATCGCCCTTTATAACCAGATCAAAGCCAATCCCGGCATCAATATCCAACCCCGCACTTTTATCTTTGCGGGCAAGGCGGCACCGGGTTATTACCAGGCTAAGCTGATCATTAAGTTGATCAATGCGGTGGGGACGATCGTCAACCGGGATCCCGATGTGCGGGGTCGCCTCAAGGTGGTGTTCTTGCCCAACTTCAGCGTGTCCTTGGCCCAGTACATTTACCCCGCTGCCGATTTGTCGGAGCAAATTTCCACCGCTGGTAAAGAGGCTTCTGGCACCGGCAACATGAAGTTTTCCATGAGCGGAGCCTTGACCATTGGCACCTTGGACGGGGCCAACATTGAAATCCGTGAAGAAGTCCACCCCGAAAACTTCTTCCTCTTTGGCCTCACTGCTGAGGAAGTGGCGGCGCTGAAGGACAAGGGCTATCGTCCCCGGGACTATTACAACAGCAACGCCCAACTCAAGGAGGTCATCGACCAAATTGCCAACGGCACCTTCTCCCCCAGTGAGCCGGATCTGTTTAAGCCCATTACCGACTCTCTGTTGCAGCAGGATGACTATATGCTGCTGGCGGATTACCAAGCCTATGTGGAGTGTCAGGATGAGGTGAGCAAGGCGTATCGGGATCAGGACAACTGGACCCGCATGTCGATCCTCAACTCAGTGCGTACCGGTAAGTTTTCCTCCGATCGCACGATCGCCGAATATGCCAAGGAAATTTGGAAGGTGGATCCCGTGGAGGTGCCCCTGGAAGTCTATGATCCCGCCAATGCTGGCTTGGGGTGGGGTAAAACCTGCGACATTGATTAATCTTATGTCCCCAAGCCTCTAATTTCCCCTCAAGGTAACCAGAGGCCCGTCTAATCCGTTGTGCAGTCCGCTGCCTTCGCCCAACCGCCCCCACCCCCCTGGGGGCTTTTTCATGGCTAGTTCCCCATGTAGTCGGAATCCTACCGCTCCCACCCTCTGCCTGGGAATGCTGCCCGTGGCGCTCCAGCACCCCGCCGCGTCTCTCCCACAGGACGCTGGAGCATCCAGAGGATTGTCGAGTTGTACTCGACCCGAAGCCGACTACAAGTCGGCTCTCCCAGGGGGATTGTCGAGTTGTACTCGACCTCTCAATCCGACTGCAAGTCGGCTCTCCCAGATGGCCGGGACCATCCCTAGGGGCTAGGTTGAGCCACCAGACCGAGGGGATTAGCTCCACCACTGGTTGACATTGGTGCGGACACTGCCCCAGAGATTGCGCCACCAGGGCAGTTCCTCCGGCTGGGTCTGCACCTCTACCGTCGGTTGCTTACGGCGGATATCCTCCAGACTCCACCCCGTCAGGTTGGCTAAGGTTTGGGCCTCTTGGTCATAGCGTTGCACCAAGTCCCGTTTATACCCCACATTCAGCAGGTTGTTCAAAGGGATAAAATGTTTAAGAATTTCACAAACAAAAGGGGTTAAGAGATGAACTTAAAAGAACAAGAGATCGATGTCAAAGACATTGACCATTTAGGAATAATAGCAGGAATCATGGACGAAATGGATTTGGTTGGCTTAATCGACCAGCTAATTCCTCCCCATTCCCTCGAAAAGATTAGTGTTGGCATTGCCGTCAAAGCAATGGTCTTAAATTGCATGGGCTTTCTGACCAGCCCATTTTATCTATTCTCTCAATTTTTCGAGGGGAAAGCCGTTGAACACTTACTCGGAGAAGGAATTAAAGCAGAACACCTCAATGAGAGTCGTTTAGGGAGAACCTTAGATGAAAATCTTTAAGTATGGAGTGAGCCAATTATTTGTCCAAATCGTGATGGTAGCCCGTAAAAAGTGTTTGGGGTTGAAATCACAAGCGGCCATGCCGACACCACCAGCTTATCCGTAGAAGGGGAATACAAGGACGGAGTTTTGCAAGAAGCAGAAGAGGAAGAGGGGGAAGAGGGGGAAAAAGGGGAGAAAGGGGACAAAGCGGAAGAAGACGATGGTCTAAAACCCATTAAAGTCAAGGAGGGCTATTCACGAGACCATCGACCCGACTTAAAGCAAATCATGATGGGATTAGTGACCAATGGGGCAGAAGGGATCCCCTTGATGATGGCCGTCAGAGATGGGAACGAAGCTGATGGCAAACATTTACATTGGATCATGAAACAGTTCATCAAGTTATGGGATGGGAACCAGATGAACTTTTTGTCATGGACAGTGCAGGATATACCCCAGACAACGTGAAGACAGATTGGGGGATGATGAATTGGATTGTCAGAGTTCCCGCTACAATCAAAGAAGCAAAGAAATGGCTGCAAGGCTCAAAAGAGCAAGAGTTTGTTGAAGACCAGAATGACAAACGATATAAACTGCTGAGCGTGACCAGCGACTACTTAGGAATCACGCAGAGGTGGTTTATCGTCCAAAGCGAGCCAAGACGAAAAGAGGACCTGAAGAAATTAGAGCGGGATATTGCAAAAGAGAAAGAGAGAAAGCTGAAAGAGTTTGCCCAAGCAACTAAGAAGGGATTTGCTTGTGAAGAGGATGCATCAGCAGCAGTGAATCAGTTCAAAAAGAAACTGAAATTTCATGAAGTCAAGGCATTAGAAACCATACAAAAACCCTTTTATAGTCATCCAGGTAGACCGAAAGCAGGTGAAGAACCTCAAGGATATTACTATCATCCTCAAATCACATTAGAGCAATCAGAGGCATTGATTTTACCTTACAAGAATCAAACAGGGCGGTTTATTTTAGCGACGAATCATCTTGACCCGGAAATGTTGTCTCCGTTTCAAGCTTTATCCTTTTATAAAGAGCAACAAGGAACAGAAAGAGGGTTTCGGTTTATCAAAGACCCTTTGTTTTTTGCTTCTAGTGTTTTTCTCAAAAGTACGAGTCGAATAATGGCTCTGGCTTTTATTATGGCTCTGTCTTTACTGGTATATTCGTTGGGACAACGAAAGCTTCGCATGGCACTACAACAAGCTGAAGCTTCTGTGCCCAATCAAAAGGGAAGCCGACTGCTCGACCGACTTTACGATGGATTTTTCAGGGTTTTCAATCGATTCATGTAGTCTTGATAGATGGGGTCAAGTCTTTGATTAAATTGACTGAATTTCAACGTCTAGTCTTGAGGTTTTTGGGAAGCCACTGTCAAAAATACTATTGCTTGAGTTGAGCATCCTGCTCTCTCAAGGGAGGAACAGCTCTATCCCCTTGATCTTGCTCTATCCCCCTCTGGCTCTGGGTTCCCTTAATTTTCTGTTTGTCTTAGAAACCTGCTGAATGTGGGTTATACTCCTGCCCTGCGGCACAGTTGAGATCCCCTTGGGCGGCATGGCGCAGCACATAGCGGCCCTGGAACTGCTCCGTGTTGCCGGTTTCCTGGAACATCAGATCTTCGGGGAAGGTGTCTCGGCTGTAGCGCACATGGAGCCGAGTGATGAAGACATTGCCGTTACTGGGGCGGGGGATGGGGGCAAAGTTAGGATTACCGCGATTGGGCGCAGCCGTGGGATAATCCAGCCAAAAAACCCCCGCTTCCTTTAATTCCTCTTGGCTCAGGGGATCCGCCGCACAGGGATCACAGTTGGCCATATTCCAGGCATATTCGAGGAAGGCCACTTTTTTGGCTTCCTGACGGTGGGCGGTTTGGAACATATCCCGGTAAAAGTCACCAAATTCCTGCTTCACAAACACCGGCACCTCCACATCCGAGGGCACATTGACGGTGCGGTAGTTGCTCAGTTCCACCCGTCCGCGAGGGGACAGCAGATAGACCAGTAAATCCTGTTCCCCCTTGGCGTTCATCATGCCCAGGCGGATGGGCAGCATAAAGCGGGGGGATTCGTAGGCAATTTGCAAAGGCCGCAGTTTTTGGTACTCACTGGCGGCTAGCTCCTCTAGGTTGATCTTAGCCACGAAAAACTTCATATTCTGGCGAATATAGGGGCGCAATAGGCTGCTGGCTCCCCGGGGCACCACATAGCCATTGCGATTGAGCCAGGTTTCCAATCCATCGGATTCTGTGGCACTGAGGATCTGAATGTCATACTCCCCGACGCTGAAGCTGGCTTCCACGGTGACCCCCAGTTTGTCGGCATCGGCCATGGCCCGCCCCTCTGCCCTGCCAGCCGCCTGGGGAGCCATCATGACTTCATTCATGGTCGTGAGTTGGGGGGGATCGCAGGGATTGCTGTCGAAGTATTCCACTAGGCGGGGGGCGCTGAAGCTGTCGAGGCGATCGAGGATTTTGGGATCCCCCACCCGCACCTGATCTTCTTGGATCGCCACCGGCACCGGCACCACCAGGGCAAAGTCTTGCATGTCCCCTTGGTAGTCGTTGGCCATGGTGAGGATGGTGCGATCGCCGTCCCTGGCGATGGCCACTTGGGAGGCTTGGTTATACAGGCTGGAGTCAGCTTTGGACACATAAAAGCCACAAAAGGCCCAGGTGGCTCCCCCTAGGCTGGAAAGGCATAGGGTTAGGACGGAAATATACAGTTTTTTCATGAATTTAAGGGCTTACGACGTTATGGGATTATGGCAATGACTGGGATGCCAGGTCAGGGGGAGGGGGACTGGAGCCGTTGGGGACTCTGAGGGGGATCGGGTACCAGGGGGGCATCGGGATTGGGGTGGACATCGGGGGTCTGCTGCCAGCTAAAGCGATCGTTGCGCCAAATTCCATCCAACACCGGGGTTAAGGGGGAGAGAAGGAATAATGCCCAAAAAACCGCCGTGGACATAAAGCAGTAATTGCGTAGATAAAACGTGAGGGCGGCGATCGCCATGGCCCAGATCACCCGACTGCGGGGATGGTTGGGGATGGCCCGGGGATCCGTCACCATAAACAGGGCAAACAGCAACAGGGATCCACTGCTGAGGCGATGGAACCACACATCCCAGGTCCAGCCCAGCCAGAGATTGCGCAGGGCTTCCAAGGCTCCATAGCTGCCCAAAAAGGCCACGGTGGTTTCCAGCCGCCCCACCCGCCCCAAGACAATGCCCCCCGCCCCCAAAAACACAAGGCCGTACCACAGATCATCCCCCCACTGTCCCGGCGATACCCACGCATCGGGGGTCAGCACCAGGGCGGCAATGATGCCCAGGTTGGCGGGGTTAAAGAAATGTTTGCCCCCGTAGCGCAGGAGAAACTTGCTGGCGATGGCCAGGGTGGCCGCTAGGGCCAAGGTACTGGGGCGATCGCCCCGCAACAGCAAACTCAATCCCAGGGCGGTAATCAGGGGACTGCGCCAGTTAAAGGCGGGGGGATTCAGGTTGGACCCTGGTCTGCCCCCAGGGGATTGCACCAGATCCTTGCTCCCCCAGTGCTGTAGCCCCCAGGCACAGAGCCATTGCACCCCCCAACAGGTCACCACGATCGTCCCCACTCCCCAGGGTCGCAGGGTCCAGTCCCGCGTGCCAATGCCCAGAGCCAAGAACAGGGACAGAAACAGAATTTGGTAGTCGCGGGCATCCTTGAGTACACTGTGGCTGATGCGGGTCAGTCGGTTGTTATGGACCTGGATCGGTCGATTTGGGAGGGTGAGGGGCGGGCGCATAGGGGCAAACCTGTCTTGATAACGACGGCCATGGGGGAAACCCCACGGTAAATCCGGGGTAAATCCAATGCAAACCAGAGACTGCTTCCTAAAACCAGGGTCTTGAACCCCAGGGCTGAGCGTGGTAGCCCAGGGTGCCAGCGGTCTCCCGTTGGTTGCCAGTATGACCAGGGAATGGTCATCTGGGGCGGGGGTTACAAATTTTGTAACGCGATGCCACGGTTTAGGTTTACGTCCCGGCGAGGATCCCCGTCCCCCTCACGCCCGAATCTGACGGTGGGTATCAACTTAAGCCGAGATACAGCACTCCTAAATCAGTTGTAAGGATCCCGATGGCTGAAACCCTTGGTGTGGTGTGCCCCCTCCGGGGGCACACCACACGACCCATTTAGGACTGCTGTAGTGGGGCGCTCCGCGCCCCACTGTCCCGTTAATCTTGTCCCGCTTTCAGCGGGAACCCCTGACGGTTTGCCTTAACTATTCATCACGGGACAGCATTATGGAGCGCGGTAATCGCCAATGGTTTGCAGGTTTAGCTCGACTTCAGGGTTCAGTAATTCCTGGAATTTGGCCAAGGGTTTTAGTCTGTGGCGTATTTGGCTATTTTATTTCCTTGCTGGATGCCCAAGGGTATCAGGTGTCCTATCCCACCCTGGATAAAGTTATCCCTAGTATTGTCTTAGGGTTGCTCCTCGTTTTTCGCACCAATACCGCCTACGATCGCTTTTGGGAAGGGCGCAAAATTTGGGGCGGCATTATCAACACAAGTCGTAATTTAGCCCGTCAAACCTGGGTGTTTGTGGTGGAGAAATCCCCCGACGATCGTGCCCAGAAACAAGCCACATTGCGCCTGATTGTGGCCTTTGCCGTTGCCATTAAATTGCGTCTGCGCAACTTACCCTTAGACTCAGAAATTCAGGAGTTGCTATCCCCCCAGCAGTTCCAAACCCTACAAGCCATGGAGCATCCCCCCCTAGAAATTATCTTTTGGATTAATGATTATTTGAAACAGCAGCACGATCGCGGGAGTCTGGGCACTTATCAAATGGTGGCCATGGTGGATTTGATTAATAAACAGGTGGATAACTTGGGATCCTGTGAGCGCATCCT
Encoded proteins:
- the hypA gene encoding hydrogenase maturation nickel metallochaperone HypA produces the protein MHEVSLMAQTLAIALEQAQHQGATQIQRLRMRIGAQAGVVPEALQFAFEVGIQDTIAAGASLDIETVPVSCFCEPCQRDFQPDDWFYQCPQCQTLSDRVLAGREIELVSLEVL
- the gap gene encoding type I glyceraldehyde-3-phosphate dehydrogenase gives rise to the protein MAPLKVAINGFGRIGRLVLRAGIHNPDLEFVGINDLVPPENLAYLLKYDSTQGRFAGAVEAQADGIVVDGTFIPCFAERDPAQLPWGNLGVDYVVEATGLFTDYDGASKHLQGGAKRVVLSAPTKEKDPTKVPTLLVGVNEDQFDPALHTIVSNASCTTNCLAPVAKVIVDNFGLEEGLMTTVHAMTATQPTVDGPSKKDLRGGRGAAQNIIPASTGAAKAVALVLPQLAGKLTGMAFRVPTPDVSVVDLTFRTEQSTSYAAICEAMKAAAAGPMAGILGYTDEPVASSDFIGDPHSSIFDAGAGMALNDRFFKVVSWYDNEWGYSNRMIDLMLSMAAKE
- a CDS encoding glycogen/starch/alpha-glucan phosphorylase, which gives rise to MTQAIDSPSTSSTTATDPTVDSSGNPVKVYVEDDRTGMSLETLKRAFADHLFYLQGKDASSADLADYYSALAYTVRDRLLHRWLATQEVYACKAVKRVCYLSAEFLMGRHLGNSLINLNLFEKIDQAIRESGLELQDLLSEEEDPGLGNGGLGRLAACFLDSLATLEIPAIGYGIRYEFGIFYQQIRDGWQVEIPDQWLRLGNVWELPRREEAVEIKLGGYTEGYHDPKGNYRVSWVADRIILAVPYDTPVPGYDTNVVNILRLWKAEAGDEFNFDAFNAGNYDRAVADKMSSENISKVLYPNDNTPQGRTLRLEQQYFFVSASLQDMIRKHLALNPTLDNFQDSFAIQLNDTHPTVAIPELMRLLVDEHAMDWDAAWSITNRTFAYTNHTLMPEALERWPVRLLGPTLPRILEIIYEINHRFLEDVRSWYPGDEARLSRLSIIEEEPEKSVRMAYLACIGSHAINGVAALHTELLKRDTLHDFYELWPEKFFNKTNGVTPRRWILLSNPQLAALFTEKIGKKWLSNLDELKQLEPCAEDPEFRSRWQAIKLHNKQVLAEKIYERTGIEVDPHSLFDIQVKRIHEYKRQHLAVLHIIALYNQIKANPGINIQPRTFIFAGKAAPGYYQAKLIIKLINAVGTIVNRDPDVRGRLKVVFLPNFSVSLAQYIYPAADLSEQISTAGKEASGTGNMKFSMSGALTIGTLDGANIEIREEVHPENFFLFGLTAEEVAALKDKGYRPRDYYNSNAQLKEVIDQIANGTFSPSEPDLFKPITDSLLQQDDYMLLADYQAYVECQDEVSKAYRDQDNWTRMSILNSVRTGKFSSDRTIAEYAKEIWKVDPVEVPLEVYDPANAGLGWGKTCDID
- a CDS encoding DUF2330 domain-containing protein, with translation MKKLYISVLTLCLSSLGGATWAFCGFYVSKADSSLYNQASQVAIARDGDRTILTMANDYQGDMQDFALVVPVPVAIQEDQVRVGDPKILDRLDSFSAPRLVEYFDSNPCDPPQLTTMNEVMMAPQAAGRAEGRAMADADKLGVTVEASFSVGEYDIQILSATESDGLETWLNRNGYVVPRGASSLLRPYIRQNMKFFVAKINLEELAASEYQKLRPLQIAYESPRFMLPIRLGMMNAKGEQDLLVYLLSPRGRVELSNYRTVNVPSDVEVPVFVKQEFGDFYRDMFQTAHRQEAKKVAFLEYAWNMANCDPCAADPLSQEELKEAGVFWLDYPTAAPNRGNPNFAPIPRPSNGNVFITRLHVRYSRDTFPEDLMFQETGNTEQFQGRYVLRHAAQGDLNCAAGQEYNPHSAGF
- a CDS encoding RnfABCDGE type electron transport complex subunit D; this encodes MRPPLTLPNRPIQVHNNRLTRISHSVLKDARDYQILFLSLFLALGIGTRDWTLRPWGVGTIVVTCWGVQWLCAWGLQHWGSKDLVQSPGGRPGSNLNPPAFNWRSPLITALGLSLLLRGDRPSTLALAATLAIASKFLLRYGGKHFFNPANLGIIAALVLTPDAWVSPGQWGDDLWYGLVFLGAGGIVLGRVGRLETTVAFLGSYGALEALRNLWLGWTWDVWFHRLSSGSLLLFALFMVTDPRAIPNHPRSRVIWAMAIAALTFYLRNYCFMSTAVFWALFLLSPLTPVLDGIWRNDRFSWQQTPDVHPNPDAPLVPDPPQSPQRLQSPSP
- a CDS encoding bestrophin family protein, whose protein sequence is MERGNRQWFAGLARLQGSVIPGIWPRVLVCGVFGYFISLLDAQGYQVSYPTLDKVIPSIVLGLLLVFRTNTAYDRFWEGRKIWGGIINTSRNLARQTWVFVVEKSPDDRAQKQATLRLIVAFAVAIKLRLRNLPLDSEIQELLSPQQFQTLQAMEHPPLEIIFWINDYLKQQHDRGSLGTYQMVAMVDLINKQVDNLGSCERILKTPLPLAYAIHLRQLLLLYCLVLPFQWVGDLGMLTGWVTALVSFTLLGIEEIGLEIENPFGTDPNDLPLDTICATMRRNIEDLMTLSPSSAYDAGYPDALLDALPDAVSGVASGAIFEGASESLGSRFPRS